In Brevibacillus marinus, the genomic window GAGCTATGCCGACGCCTTGCGGGAAGCGCAGCGCCTCGGATATGCGGAAGCCGATCCCACGGCCGATGTCGAGGGGTATGACGCCTTGTACAAGATCGTGATCATGGCCAACGTGGTGATGGGGGTTCCGCTCAGCCGGGATGAGGTGTCCCGCCAGGGCATCACGCAGCTTACGCCGGCCGACATCGCGCAGGCGAAAGCGGAAAACAAACGCTGGAAGCTGATCGCCCGCGCGAAAAAAGAAGGCGGCAAAGTGGTGGCCAGCATCGCGCCGGAAAAGCTGCCGCTGAGCGATGCGCTGGCCGGCGTCATGGGGGCGAACAACGCGATTACGTTCGACTGCGACCTGGCTGGGCCGATCACGGTCGTCGGCGCGGGGGCGGGCAAGACGGAAACCGGGTTTGCGCTCCTGATTGATCTGATCAACATCGCGCGCGGGCAAATCTAAGAGCTGGAGGGTGGTGCGAACATGATGCTGCTGGAGAAGAAAAAGATGAGCATGTACCTGGGCGGGGAGTGGGTCTACGGGGAGCGGGAAATCGATGTGTTCGATCCGCAAGACAACAGCTTGATCGCCACCGTTCCCGCCGCTACGCCGGCCGACGTCAAGCGGGCGATCGAGCTGGCCAAGGAAGGAAAGGAAATCGCCGCAAGCATGCCGGTGCACCAGCGGATCGCGATTCTGCAGCGGGCAGCCGACTATATTCAGCAGCATGGGGAGCTGTACGCGACGACGATCGCCCGCGAAGGCAGCAAGACGATTCGCGAAGCGCGCAAAGAAGTGCAGCGCTGCATCGAGACGATTCGCATCAGCGCGGAAGAAGCGCGCCGGATCAACGGCGAGACGATCCCCTTTGACCAGATGCCGGGCAGCGAACATCGCGTCGGCTATTACTACCGCTTCCCGATCGGCATTATTGCGGCGATCACCCCGTTCAACGACCCGCTCAACCTCGTCGCCCACAAAGTGGGTCCAGCCATCGCGGCGGGCAACGCGATCATTGTGAAGCCCGCCACGCTGACGCCGCTGAGCGCGCTGCTGCTCGGCGAGGCGTTCCATGCGGCGGGACTGCCGCCAAAAGTGCTTTCGGTGCTGACCGGTTACGCCAGCGAAATCGGCGATCTGCTGGTGACCGACCCGGCGATCCGCATGGTAACGTTTACCGGCGGCGTGGAAGCAGGGAGGCAG contains:
- a CDS encoding aldehyde dehydrogenase family protein: MMLLEKKKMSMYLGGEWVYGEREIDVFDPQDNSLIATVPAATPADVKRAIELAKEGKEIAASMPVHQRIAILQRAADYIQQHGELYATTIAREGSKTIREARKEVQRCIETIRISAEEARRINGETIPFDQMPGSEHRVGYYYRFPIGIIAAITPFNDPLNLVAHKVGPAIAAGNAIIVKPATLTPLSALLLGEAFHAAGLPPKVLSVLTGYASEIGDLLVTDPAIRMVTFTGGVEAGRQVARKAGLKKLGMELGSNSPVIVLKDADLDDAVENTVSGAFWAAGQNCLGVQRIYVEQAVYDEFAEKFVARTKAYVVGDKLSEATDMGPLITEAEAMRVEQWVNEAVAKGANLLCGGRRQGAFYDPTVLTNVPETCRLYKEEIFGPVVCLYPVANLEEAIARANDVQYGLQAGIFTRDLPKAFEAVYRLDVGGVMVNDSSDYRIDGMPFGGVKDSGLGREGVRFAIQEMTEPKVVCFRLAK